DNA from Rubripirellula lacrimiformis:
GAAAGCAACTGAGTGGTGAACAGTTCAGGGAACAGCAAGAAGTCGCACTTGTAGTCCCCGGCCACGTCGACAAAGTATCGCGCGTATTTGGCGAAGTCGTCAAAGTCGGTGACGCTGCGCATCTGGTACTGAACGGCGCCGATGCGCACCAGGTCGACGTTGCGACGAAAACGCCTGCCTGTCGATTTGCGTTTCAGGTCGATGTTTTTCCACTCTAGAAATGTCGCATAGCCACAGCTTTGATGGTCCGATGGAAGGTAGTCTTCGATCAGGCCTTGGACCGAAAATCCATTGGCAATCTGTGCGGTCAAAACAGGATCGAAAATCGACTTTTCGACGACGCGCTCGATGTATTCCCGTGCGCTCATTTGGTCGGCATGTTGATGGTAGCCGGGAATCCGACCACCGATGATCATGCGAGCGATGTTGCGTTGCCGACACAGTTCCTTTCGCGCGTCGTAGAGTCGGCGGGACAGTCGATTGCCACGGTACGCCGGGTCGACCATGATTTCGATGCCGTACATCGTGTCGCCGGAATCCCTGTGATTGCGGATGGATCCGTTGTCCGAGGTTTTTTTCCAATCGTGCCATTCCAGGTCGTCGTCGTAATCCAGCAACAGGCTGCTGGAGGACGCGACAAGTTTCCCGTCGCATTCGATACAGATCTGGCCTTCTGGGAAATTCTTGATCTGGCTTTTGATCTGATCTTCGGTCCACAGTTCCATACCGGGAAAGCACTTCGCCTGCATTTCCACCAGTGCAGCATGATCGTCGACTCGCATATTGCGAACGATCAGGTTCCATTCGTATTTGGACAGGTCCAGTTCAGCTTGGTCAGACATCGATCAATTCGTGTGGCGATAAATGAATACGGGAGGGACTGCCAGGCGTGCGGTGGACGCCGGTGGCTGCCGCCCAGCAGAATAGGTCAGCCCATGCGAAATCACCAGCGGCGGTCCATCGCGGTACCAATCGTCCCCGATAGAATCTGGGTGATTTGCTGGATATGATATCTTGTCGCCCGGCGGCCCGATGGAATCGCAGATCGAGCGCGGCGCCGCTGATCGAAGACACTTTTCACATGCACGAGAAATTCATGCCGATGTCGCAGGAAGCGTACGAGACCTCACGTTCACTGCGTCAGAACATTGAACGCGTGGTACTGGGAAAGCCCGACGTGGTGCAGATGTTGACGGTTGCCCTGTTGGCGGGCGAACATGTTCTGTTGGAAGACGTTCCGGGGGTCGGCAAGACCTTGGCAGCGAAGGCGCTTGCGCAGAGCATCCATGGCAGTTTTTCGCGTTTGCAGTTCACGCCCGACCTGCTGCCCAGCGACATTACCGGCAGCATGATCTATCGATCCGATACGCGTGAGTTCGAATTTAGCCCGGGCCCGATTTTTGCCAACGTCATTTTGGCGGACGAAATCAACCGGGCTCCGCCGCGGACGCAGTCGGCGTTGTTGGAAGCGATGAGCGAAGGCCAGGTTTCGATCGACGGAAAAACGCACCCGCTGCCCAAGCCGTTCATCGTCGTGGCGACTCAGAACCCGTTCGAGTTCGAGGGAACCTACGCGTTGCCGGAAAGTCAGCTGGATCGATTCCTGCTGCGTACTTCGATTGGATACCCCAGCCGCGAAACTGAACAACAGGTGATGTTGACTCACCGGATGGGCGAACCGGTCGATTCTTTGGACGCCGTGATCGGTGTCGAGGGAATCATGACTGCCCAGCGTTTGGTGCGCGAGATTCGCTTTGACGAAACACTGGTGGACTATTTGCTAGACATCGTCGAAGCGACTCGGAACCATGATGGATTTCAAGTGGGCGTCAGCACTCGTGGAGCACTCAGTTTCTATCGCGGATGCCAGGCGCGGGCGCTGACGGAGAACCGGGACTTTGTGACCCCGGACGACATCAAGGCTTTGGCGGTTCCGTCGCTATCGCACCGCGTGTTGCCAGAGGGGATTTTCCAAGGCGCCAGTCGCGAGGCGGTCGAGACCCAATTGGCGGATCTGTTGCAACAGGTGCCCGTCCCGGTTTAGCGGACCAAAGATCAACAAGCCGCCGGCTGCGTGGCATACGGGACGTTGGCGTGGGTGTTAGGATGGAAACGCTGGCCAGTGTCGCACTTTTGTCTTCTTCGGG
Protein-coding regions in this window:
- a CDS encoding carbon-nitrogen hydrolase family protein; its protein translation is MSDQAELDLSKYEWNLIVRNMRVDDHAALVEMQAKCFPGMELWTEDQIKSQIKNFPEGQICIECDGKLVASSSSLLLDYDDDLEWHDWKKTSDNGSIRNHRDSGDTMYGIEIMVDPAYRGNRLSRRLYDARKELCRQRNIARMIIGGRIPGYHQHADQMSAREYIERVVEKSIFDPVLTAQIANGFSVQGLIEDYLPSDHQSCGYATFLEWKNIDLKRKSTGRRFRRNVDLVRIGAVQYQMRSVTDFDDFAKYARYFVDVAGDYKCDFLLFPELFTTQLLSCLPPQRPGSAARALSEFTPQYLELFTEMAVAFNTNIIGGSHFVVEDETLYNISYLFRRDGSIEKQYKLHITPSEKRWWGVSGGDAVEVFDTDCGKIAIQVCYDCEFPELSRIAAAKGANIIFVPFNTDTRDGYLRVRACAQARCIENHVYTAIAGCTGNLPAVENADIHYAQSAIFTPSDVTFARDAIGAEANTNIEMVIIHDVDLELLRRHRVQGSVLNWNDRRLDLYGVRYHAENREL
- a CDS encoding AAA family ATPase; this translates as MERVVLGKPDVVQMLTVALLAGEHVLLEDVPGVGKTLAAKALAQSIHGSFSRLQFTPDLLPSDITGSMIYRSDTREFEFSPGPIFANVILADEINRAPPRTQSALLEAMSEGQVSIDGKTHPLPKPFIVVATQNPFEFEGTYALPESQLDRFLLRTSIGYPSRETEQQVMLTHRMGEPVDSLDAVIGVEGIMTAQRLVREIRFDETLVDYLLDIVEATRNHDGFQVGVSTRGALSFYRGCQARALTENRDFVTPDDIKALAVPSLSHRVLPEGIFQGASREAVETQLADLLQQVPVPV